The Sus scrofa isolate TJ Tabasco breed Duroc chromosome 6, Sscrofa11.1, whole genome shotgun sequence region CCGCTCTGCGTCCAGCACTGCCCCGTCCTGCGTGGGGCCACCGCCATCAGACTCGCCACTTGAAAGGGCCCCGGGTCTTGGCGGGGCCGGCGGGTGAGCACCCTGTGCTGGGCACGTGTCGGTTGAGGCTCTGCGGTGTCCCGGGGGGAGGCCTGCCACCTCCTCTCCCGGGAGCAGTGCACTGGCCTTGGCCAAGGCCAGAGGCTCAGGTCCACGTGGGCTCTCAGCGGGCACGGTGGTGCCATCACTCTGGGGGACTAGTTTCTGTAATTCTGATTTCCCAAGGTGACCTCTGTCGTGCTTGAACTTCTTGGAGGTCCGCCTGTCGGGGGCTCTGTGTGAGGCGGCGGTCTGCAGGGACGGAAGAACACAAGGAAAGACCAGACGTGTCTCGCATTACAGGCAGGTAGCAAATCCAAGAGCCTCAACCCCAGAGGCTGCCACTCCTGCTTGCATTTAACACTGTTGCTGCCAGAGCCACGACTTCTAGGACAGGGTGGTCTGCTGTCTGACACTAAAGGGGCAGGATCCGGACACGCCCGACGCCCTCCCCTGGGGGTGTCGGCACTTAGCAAAGGCAGAAGCAGGTCCTGACATAAAACGATGGCCTGAGAACCAGCTCGCATTCATTTCCAGTAGACGGTGAGCccaggaggtggggcctctgCTTCATGGCAGCATCACGTGCCCAACAAGCTTGTGAACTTGACTCAGCGCAGCTTTAAGGAgctgagccctgggctgggggaggggaagcccaCAGTCGCTCATGGAAAACCAAGTCCAGCGGGACCCCTGCGCTGCAGCTTGAGAGAGCAGCCCCTGGAACTGGGACCACTGGGCCACCCGGGACAGTGGGCGCAGGACCCCCCTGCTCCCCTGTAGGGTAAGCAGCACAGCCTGTGCCAAGGTCACTGAGACTGCCCAGCAGAGGCATGCAGCCCACGGCCCTGGGCGAGGAGCCCCAAGGGCGGGTCCTGCCCGACAATCACGGCCTGTCTCACCTTGCCTCTGGTCTGTTCCCGACGACCAAGGCTTTCTAATAGAGTGACACGTTCCGTGTAAAGGGCGGTGAGACTCACCTGACATGCCGTCCGAGCGGACGTGGTGACGCGGGCTTCCTGGGCCAAGCAGCTCCGGGCTCGGAGGCGCGCCGAGGACCGCACTGCACCTGCGAGCTGGGCCAGACCACAGGCCGGTCAGAGACCCCGAGGACAGGCCCGCCCGCCCTCACGTTTTATGACTGTGGGCAGACAGACACCCAGCAGGCCCGCTAGATTCGCAAGTTAACTCTGGTGGCACTTTGGCTCTAGTTTATCTGTGAGTAAAACTACCTCTAAGGTCCTGGCTCCAAAATGTCAAAAATCAATCACGTTTTTTCTAACCTGGAGAACTGCTGCTCTTCAGCCGGGCAACCCTGTTGTTTCCATGTAAACAATCCCTAAATGAGAAACTTGCCATCACCGAGGCCTTCCTCCTTCCAAGTGGACTGGTTAAAACTGCGATGTCAAGAGCAAAAATGTGGTTTCCCAAAAAGGGTGGGAACACACAGACCTCTGATCCATCAGCAAGAGGTGCTCCTCAGACCCTCTGCCCCCGTGAAAGTGGTGAAAAGTATTAAAATACACCCATGAAGTGAAAACACTGACAGAGACGTGGCAACACAATTGCGAGTCTGCGGCGTCGGAGCTCTAGGCGGCGAGGTCAGCGCCCAGGAcgccctcccctgctcccaggccCAGGGCTTCTTCCCAGGGGAGCGGGTGGGCAGTGGGTCTCATGCTGCCCTCAGCCTACCTGTCTGAGGCTCAGTCCCCAGCAAGTGCTGCCGAGGGGGGCTGCCTTCTGCCAGGCCCCCACCTGTGAAACAGAGGTTCTGCATTGGGCAGACCACGAAGGCTGGGCCTCTGCTCCTCACACCTGCTGGGGAGCCGGTGGGTCCAGGCCTGGAGAGGCTCTCGGGCCGCtgcccagcccttcccccacGCCTCAGGTCCTAGAGCAGGGGTGTCATACAGAGACACCAGTCACTGTCCCCAGGGGGGCCCTGGCTCAGAGACTGTGCCTGGCGGGGGTGCAGGCATCAAACAGGGAGCTCTTGATGTCTTGCGACTGCATTTACAGCAGCGAGCGGAGCGGTTCACGCCTGGGGTCCTCAAGAGCAGCGGAGGTCAAGACAGGTCAAGACGAAAGGCAGATGGGAGGAAAATCAAGACAAACTGCAGGCCAAGGGCTGTGCAGGAAAGATCGGGGAGGCAGTGCGGGAAAGAACAGGGAAAGACACAGCCGAGGAGCCCCGTGGGGGCAGAACAAATAGCAAACACTGACCTTAGAAACATTCCTTCCAAGAAGCTGGAAGGTGAGTGGGTGAGTCTGCAGAAAATTTATGCCCCAGGTCATGGCTGAAAGCAACGGAGGCGTTGGCTGGCAACCAGTGGAGTTTGAGAGCTGGGTGTGGCCAGTAAGGGGGGGGGGCGCCCCAGAGAGCACTGGGCCCCCCGCCAGCTGACTGAGGATGCCCACTCTGCCCCACAGGAGCacctcagagctgcagccatgggggcggggggctccccTAGGTTAACCCGCCCATGTCTAAACAATAATAAGGTGGAGACGGGGACCAGTACCCAGAGCTGCCACAATATATTACCTAAAAGGTCCAGTTTTCAACAAAGTTATGAAGTatgcaaagaaataggaaagcaGACTCATGCCCTAGATTAAAAGCAGGCAACAAAAACTGCCTGAGAGTAATCAGATGTTGGATTATCAGGAAAGAACATCAAAGCAGCCATCATAAACATGCTCAGAAACTAAGAGAAACCAtgtttaaagaagtaaaaaaaagcTTTGATGACACTAATAGGGACAGAGCAAAAAGGGCGAACATAGGTGATTAAACAGTTAATTCCGCTCGGGGATTGTAAGGAGAGGAGAAAGCCTGGGAGACCCCTGTAAATTAATGACCACACTCTTCTCCTTCAACAAAATCGAGCGGGCCAGCTGACCAACAAAACCAGGCAGCAGGAGCAAAGCCAGGTCTCCAAACAATCAAAGACTGAGACCCACATCCTGCTCAGGGAGGTAATTAATGATTTCTCGGACACGCTTCTCTGcacacactaaaaacaaaaatgtaggaAAGGGTGACATTATACTGCAACTTTAGATGATTTCATATTTTAGTACATGCTGCTGCCTTTGTGCtcattccactgcaccacgacagtcCCAGTTTGACTACATGGGGACAAGAAAACTCCCCAACCGACGGGGAGGAGGAGCTGATGATGGAAGCTTGATGTTTACTCAAGAATAAGGAAGAGTAAACACTCACTCTTTCTCTGATTATAAAACTATCCCGCTAAGTTCTCAGGGTGGCGCTCCCCTGCCTACCTGCCTGCGCGTCTCACACGCACCCTGATTCATCACTTCTATCTACTACTGTGTCTCTGCACTGAGACGCAAAGAACCAGAGCTCCTCAgagcccaccccctgcccccagatgCATTTCTGCGGTTTCAACATCACGTCAAATAGAGATCATTAATCAAAGAATAGAAAtcatgaaaaagaaccaaatgagaATTCAGGAGttgaaaatgactaaaataaaaaaaaaattcactcgcAGAGGCTCAACTGTAGATGTGaatggcagaagaaagaataagtgaactTGAAGAAAGGACTGTAGATTTGACAAGAACCGAGAGAAATCAGAAAGGAGACTGAGGCGAGCCCAGAGAGCCCACATGGTGGAACCACTTCGTACAGCAGCGTACGGGGAATGGAGTACCTGGAAGAGAGCAGCAGGAGAAGTAATGACCGAGGACTTTCCCAAGTTACTGAAAACACAGGAATCTCAAAGAACTGAATGCCTGGGATGAACACAAAGAGATCTGTAAGCAGACACAGCACCACATAAATGCTCAAAGCCAAAGACAAGGGGGAAATCTCGGAAGCAAGAGGAAAATGACTCCTTAGGTACAAAGGGAGCCCAGTAAACAAACCACTGAGTCAGGAGAAACAACGGCAGCCAGGCTATGGAGGGTACAGTCAGACACCTCCAAAgttcttaaagaaaaacaaacaaaccccctgTCACCCAAGAATACTATATCCAGCAAAGCTACTCTTCAAAAATGAGGGGAAAGCAGACACTTCCAGATAAAGCAAGTGACCCCAGACTGTAATCCAAACCCACAGTTAAAAAGAGAGCACCAGCAAAGGTAGCTGTGTTCTAATCAAAGACAGTTTACATGtatgtccccaccccacccccgtgaTTAAGACGACAACTGCCTACAATAATCCACATGCTATGTATGCAGCAAAGTGCCCTGTTTGCTCATCACAGTTCAAAGGAGGTGCAAGGGGGGGCGGCTAAACAAATGACCACCGACCAGGTAGAGTAATTGCCACAATGTATTACTgggttttttaactttaaatagtCACAATACCCCATCGGAAAAGTGGGTTAAGGGAACACAGCTATATAGGAGTCATTTTGTATCTCTTACTGGAACTGAGCTAGTACAATCTGAAACTGACTCTACTGTTACAATGTCCATAGGGAAACCTAGAGCAACCCCTGAGGGAAAGAACAAACTAAAGAGTGAAAAATCgttaaattaaaatgatacatgaGAATAGGAGAACAACATATaagtgtgaaa contains the following coding sequences:
- the C6H1orf174 gene encoding UPF0688 protein C1orf174 homolog (The RefSeq protein has 1 substitution compared to this genomic sequence); the encoded protein is MRSRKLAGAVRSSARLRARSCLAQEARVTTSARTACQTAASHRAPDRRTSKKFKHDRGHLGKSELQKLVPQSDGTTVPAESPRGPEPLALAKASALLPGEEVAGLPPGHRRASTDTCPAQGAHPPAPPRPGALSSGESDGGGPTQDGAVLDAEQGTPALQLDTSVLLDDDSNQPMPVSRFFGNVELMQDLPPASSSCPSMSRREFRKMHFRAKDDDEDDGDDAEM